GCAACCGCATCGACCCCGTCGGCATCGAGGCCGGCATCGGCCAGTGTCTGTCTCAGCAGCACGGGCAGGCGCCGGATGTGGTCGCGCGAGGCGAGCTCCGGCACCACGCCACCATAGGCTGCGTGCAGGTCGATCTGCGAATGCAGGCGATGCGCGAGCAGGCCGGCGTCGGTGTCGTAGAGCGCCACGCCGGTCTCGTCGCAGGAGGTTTCGATGCCGAGGACTTTCATGGGGTAAGGGTGCATTTGCTTGATTCGGTGTTGCATTTTAGCGCGCGGCGACCACTTTCCGACGGTCGCGGGCCTTGTCTTCTGCAGGCTTGTGGTTTATATTCGCGGTCTTTCTGCCCACCAGACACCCAAGGAAGTCCGCAATGCCCGGTATCCGCGTCAAGGAAAACGAGCCGTTTGAAGTTGCGATCCGCCGCTTCAAGCGCACCATCGAGAAGACCGGTGTGCTGACCGAACTGCGCTCGCGCGAGTTCTACGAGAAGCCCACCGCCGAGCGCAAGCGCAAGCTGGCCGCCGCAGTGAAGCGCAACCACAAGCGCCTGCGCAGCCAGACGCTGCCGCCGAAGCTGTACTGATTCTCCTCGCACCCCGCCTCGCGGGGCTGCCTGCACGCCGGCCGGAGGTCACTCGACCCTCGCCCGGCGTGATGCTTTTTCACGACCGCTCGGGCGCTCGCGGCACGTCTGAACGTGCTTCGCGACCACGCCCGACATGTTCGCGCGCGCGATGATTCCACAGTCCTTCGTCCAGGAACTGCTGTCCCGCGTCGACATCGTCGACGTCATCGAACGCTACGTGCCGCTGAAGAAGAGCGGCGCAAACTACTTCGCCTGCTGCCCGTTCCACGGCGAAAAGTCCGCATCCTTCTCGGTGAGCCCGTCGAAGCAGTTCTATCACTGCTTTGGCTGCGGCGTGCACGGCAGCGCGGTCGGCTTCCTGATGGAATACAGCGGGCTGGGCTTCGTCGACGCGGTGAAGGAGCTCGCCAGCCAGGTCGGCTTGCAGGTACCCGACGACGGCCGCGCGACTGGCCCGGCGCAGGACGACGCCAGCGAGCGCCTGTACGAAGCCATGGCCGTGGCCGCCCGCTTCTACCGCGACCAGTTGAAGCCGGCACGCCAGGCCATCGACTACCTCAAGCGTCGCGGACTGTCCGGCCAGGTGGCCGCCCGCTTCGACCTGGGCTACGCCCCCGACGAATGGCAGGCGCTGGAAAAGGTCTTCCCCGACTACCAGGCAAAGTCGCTCGCCGACGCCGGACTGGTGATCGACAACGACCAGGGCCGGCGCTACGACCGCTTCCGCAACCGCATCATCTTTCCGATCCACGATCGCCGGGGCCGCATCATCGCTTTCGGCGGGCGCGTGCTCGACAAGGGCGAACCCAAGTACCTCAACTCGCCCGAGACCCCCCTGTTCGAGAAGGGGCGCGAACTCTACGGACTCTTCCTCGCCCAGAAGGCGATCCGTGACGCCGGCTTCGCAGTGGTGGTCGAAGGCTACATGGACGTGGTGGCGCTCGCCCAGTTCGGCATCGAAAACGCGGTGGCGACACTCGGCACGGCGACCACGCCACAGCATGTTCACACCCTGCTGCGCCAGACCGACCGCATCGTATTCTGTTTCGACGGCGACGCCGCCGGCCGCCGCGCGGCATGGCGCGCGCTCGAGAACGCGCTGGAGTCGCTGCGCGATGATGCCACCCTTGCCTTCCTGTTCCTGCCTGCCGAGCACGACCCGGACTCCTTCGTCCGCGCCGAGGGCGCCGAAGCCTTCCGCAAGGCAGCCCTCGCCGCCACCCCGCTGGCGCGCTTCCTGATCCAGGAGCTTTCCGGCCGCCATGCACTCGACAGCGCCGAGGGGCGCGCCGCCTTCGTGCATGAGGCGGCGCCGCTGGTCACGCGCATCGCCGCGCCGCTGCTCAAGCTGCAGGTCGTCAAGTCGGTCGCTGAGACCGCAGGCATGACCCAGGGCGAGGTCGAATATGCCCTCGAGCAACTCGCCGCCAGCGCGCCGCGCCGGCGTGGCGCCGACGCCCAGCCCGCCGCGCGCGCGCCCACGGAGACGAGCGCCGCCCTTTCCCCTGCCCCCGGGGAGGACAGGCGTGGCGCCAGGGCACGACCCGGCCCCCAGAGCTTCACCCCCCGCCCTCGCCCCGGAGGCCGGCGCAAACCGCCATCGACGGCCGGCACCCTGTTGCGCTTGGTCCTGCAGCATCCGACCTGGGCGGCGCGATTGCCGGTCGACCTGATCCCCGGCGACAGCCCGGAAGGCCTCGCCCTGATCGCGATCATCGACCTGATCAGCCTCGGCGAGCCCGTGCCGGCTGGCGGCCTTGGCGCACTCATCGAGCGCTTTCGCGACACGCCGCACGGAGAGACGCTCTCGCGCGTCGCCGCGGAACTCGTGGACGCGGAATTCGACGAAGCCGTGGTCGAGACCCTGTTCGACGATGCCTTGCGCAAGCTCCATGCAGACAGTGTGGGCAACGAGATCGCCGCACTGCTACAACGGGATCGTGAGCAAGGCCTCGATGCAAGCGCACGCCACCGCCTGAGCGAACTGCTGCTGGAGAAGCGGAACCTGGTCGCCGGCGGCAAAGTCTCAGATTTATAGTACAATTTCGGGTTTCCCATTTTCTTACACCCTCACCTGAGGAGTGCTATGGCACGCGAAAAAGCCAAGGACCCGCGCAAGGACGCGCCTGCAAAGGGCCGCCCTTCGAAGGCCAAGGACAAGGCAACGCCCCTCGTCGAAAGCCCCACTGCAACGCCGCTCGATGCGGAGGTGCGGCGCACGCGGCTGAAGACCCTGATCACCCTCGGCAAGGAGCGCGGCTATCTCACTTACGCGGAGATCAGCGACCACCTGCCCGACGACGTTGCCGATGCCGAACAGATCGAAGGCATCATCGCGACGTTCAACAACATGGGGATTCAGGTCTATGACGAGGCTCCGGCCGCAGAAGACCTGCTCATGTCGGACAGCGTCGCGACCAACGTCGACGAGGACGTCGCCGAGGAGGAGGCCGAGCAGGCGCTGTCCTCGGTCGACTCCGAGTTCGGTCGCACCACCGACCCCGTGCGCATGTACATGCGCGAGATGGGCACGGTCGAGCTGCTCACCCGCGAGGGCGAAATCGAGATCGCCAAGCGCATCGAAGACGGCCTCAAGCACATGGTGCAGGCCATCTCCGCCTGCCCGACCACGATCGCCGAGATGCTCGAGATCGTCGACCGCATCTCCCGCGACGAAGCCAAGATCGATGAACTCGTCGACGGCCTGATCGACCCCAACGCCAGCAGCGAAGAAGGCGCCGACGACGAAGCAGCGGCCGCGGGCACCGAGGACGAGGACGGCGAGGACGAGGAGAGCGGCGACGACAGCAGCGACGACAGCGACGAAGACGAGGACGACGCCGACAGCGCCGAACGCGCCAATGCTGCTTCGCTGCTCCAGCTGAAGAACGATGCGCTCGCCCGCTTCGAAGTCATTCGCGCGCTGTACGCGAAGAAGATGGCGATCCTCGACAAGAAGGATTCGCAGGACAAGGCCTATCTCGATCTCAAGCAGCAGATCTCGGACGAGCTGCTCAACATCCGTTTCACCGCCAAGGCCATCGAGAAGCTGTGCGACTCGGTGCGCCACATGGTCGAACAGGTGCGCAGCCACGAGCGTCAGATCCTGCAGCTCTGCGTGGATCGCGCCGGCATGCCGCGCCAGCACTTCATCAAGGTCTTCCCCGGCCAGGAGGTGAACCTCGACTGGCTCAAGGACGAGATCGCCTCAGGCAAGAACTACGCCGAAGGCCTGATGCGGATCCACCCCGCGGTGCTCGAGGAGCAGCAGAAGCTCATCGACCTGCAGGACCGGATCGGCATTCCGCTCAAGGAACTCAAGGACATCAACCGCCAGATGTCCACCGGCGAAGCCAAGATGCGCCGCGCCAAGCGCGAGATGACCGAGGCCAACCTGCGCCTGGTGATCTCGATCGCCAAGAAGTACACCAATCGCGGCCTGCAGTTCCTCGACCTGATCCAGGAAGGCAACATCGGCCTGATGAAGGCGGTGGACAAGTTCGAATACCGGCGCGGCTACAAGTTCTCGACCTATGCCACCTGGTGGATCCGCCAGGCGATCACGCGCTCGATCGCCGACCAGGCGCGCACCATCCGCATCCCGGTGCACATGATCGAGACGATCAACAAGATGAACCGCATCAGCCGCCAGATTCTGCAGGAAACCGGCCAGGAGCCGGACCCCGCGACGCTGGCCGAGAAGATGGAGATGCCCGAGGAGAAGATCCGCAAGATCATGAAGATCTCCAAGGAACCGATCTCCATGGAGACGCCGATCGGCGACGACGACGACTCGCACCTGGGCGACTTCATCGAGGACACCGCCACCCTGGCCCCGGCCGAGGCGGCGATGTATTCCGGGCTGCGCGACGCCACCTGCGAGGTGCTCGACTCGTTGACCCAGCGCGAGGCGAAGGTGCTGCGCATGCGCTTCGGCATCGAGATGAACACCGACCACACGCTGGAAGAGGTCGGCAAGCAGTTCGACGTGACCCGCGAGCGCATCCGCCAGATCGAAGCCAAGGCACTGCGCAAGCTGCGCCACCCGAGCCGCTCGGAGAAGCTGCGCAGCTTCCTCGACAGCGACGCATAGAGGTTCCAGTAGCACCGGGCCTCTAGCTCATGCCTGGTTAGAGCAGCGGACTCATAATCCGTTGGTGCTGGGTTCGACTCCCAGGGGGCCCACCAACTGCATCAAGCACAACGCCAGCCCTTCGGGGTTGGCGTTGTGCTTTCAGGAGCACCATCTCGTCATGCGCGGTACAGCCGTGCTCGCCTGTCGTCAAATCGGGAGGCAATCGACACGAAGGGCTGTGGTGTCGAAGTCGTCGACACATCGGTCGGCGTCGAAGCGAAAAGCCGCGCCGTAGACGTGACGATGGGGACCGAAGTCCCCACCGGCTTTTCTTTGGTAACAAGGCTCAAGCAGCCTCGGCATAGGCCTTAAGCGGCCAGTGCGAAACGCTCATCGTTGGCGTTTATGGATTTGCGCGGATTACGTCCGTCGCCTCTCGGGTTGCCTGCTCACCTTTGCCCGCCCTGTCGAAACCGGTACACCCCCACCCAAACACATTCCCGAATGCGCTTGGGTGGAGGTGAGGGGAATCGAACCCCTGTCCAGAACGCCTCCAGATTGCCGGGATTACAACCATGGCCGTGATCTTACGCAGATCGCACTCCGCATTCAATGGCTTACGCCCAGCACGTTTGTAAGCAAATGCGGGCCTCGACCGACGCCAAGCCCCCGATCCGCAAGGGAACGCGCCGCAGGCGCACACGGAATTCCGACCGCCGCGGCGCACGGGCGCACCACGCTAAGCCTTGGGCACCCGTCCCATCAGGTAGAAGGGCTCGTTGGGCGGCGTGCCGGTGAGATGCACGAGGCGGTTGCTCATGCTGAAGAAGGCGGTGATCGCGCCGATGTCCCAGATCGCCTCGTCGTCGAAGCCATGCGCGCGCAAGAGCTCGACGTCGGCGTCCTCGACCTCTCCGCCACGGGTGCTGAGCTTGAGCGCGAAGTCGAGCATCGCGCGCTGGCGAGGCGTGATCTCGGCCTTGCGATAGTTGGTGGCGAGTTGATCGGCGACGCGCGGATTCTTCGCCCGGATGCGCAACACGGCGCCGTGGGCGACCACGCAGTAGAGGCACTGGCCCGCCGCCGAGGTTGCGACGACGATCATCTCGCGCTCGGCCTTGGTGAGGCCGACATCCTTCTCCATCAGGGCGTCGTGGTAGTCGAAGAAAGCGCGAAACTCAGCCGGCCGGTGGGCCAGCATCAGGAACACGTTGGGCACGAAACCCGCCTTCTCCTGCACGGCGAGGATGCGGTCGCGGACGTCTTCGGGGATGTCGGCAAGCTCGGGGACTTTGAAGCGGCTGATGCGTTCGGTCATGCAGGACTCTCCTGAAGTGTTCGTGGGCAGTTCTGGACAGCGATCGGCGGTCACCCCTGCCCGCAAGCGGTGTGCGAACCGTGACGCCCTTTGCGACGCCAGGGTGGGAGCGTGTGTCGTCCTTCTCGATCGGCATCGCCTTGCACATCGACGCTCCCACTGGACGCGCCCTTCGCCCTATTTCCAGTCGAAGGCGCATGGTAACCGAAGCGCCGGACCGTGCTGCAGCACTGGGCTGAAACGGCCTGTCGGGTGATAATGTCGGACTGCCGAATTAACGGACTCGAAGCAATGAAGCGTGTTGATGACTTCCGCCTGAAACTGGGTTCCAGCGAGCTCGTGCCGATCATGGTGGGCGGCATGGGGGTGGATATTTCCACCGCCGATCTCGCCCTCGAGGCCGCCCGCCTGGGAGGCATCGGGCACATCTCCGACGCCATGCTGCCGACCGTGTCCGACCGGCGCTACAACACCAAGTACGTCAAGAACAAGCTGCAGCAGTACAAGTTCAACGTTGCCAATGCCGACAAGTCCGTGGTGCAGTTCGACCTCGGCCTCATCGCCGAGGCGACCGCGACCCACGTCAGCCGCACCATGGAGCGCAAGCGCGGGCCGGGCATGGTGTTCATCAACTGCATGGAAAAGCTGACGATGAACGCGCCCAAGGAGACCCTTCGCGTTCGCCTTCGCACCGCGATGGATCACGGCATCGACGGCATCACGCTGGCCGCCGGCCTGCACCTGGGCTCGTTCGCGCTGATCGAGGACCACCCGCGCTTCCGCGACGTGCAGCTCGGCATCATCGTCAGTTCGCTGCGCGCGCTGCAGCTCTTCCTCAAGAAGAGCGCGCGCACCGGGCGCATGCCCGACTACGTCGTGGTCGAAGGTCCGCTTGCTGGCGGTCACCTCGGCTTTGGCATGGACTGGGCGGAATACGACCTCGCCACCATCGTCGCCGAGATCCGCGACTGGATGCGCGAGCAGCAACTCGAGATCCCGCTCATTCCCGCGGGCGGCATCTTCACCGGCACCGATGCGGTGAATTTCCTCGAGGCCGGAGCCGCCGGCGTGCAGGTCGCGACGCGATTCACGGTGACGAAGGAATGCGGCTTGCCCGACGAGGTCAAGCAGGACTATTTCAAGGCCGAGGAGGACGAGATCGAGGTCAACCAGATTTCACCCACGGGCTACCCGATGCGCATGCTGAAGAGCAGCCCGGCGATCGGCTCGGGCATCCGCCCCAACTGCGAGGCCTACGGATACCTGCTCGACTCCACCGGCAACTGCCAGTACATCGAGGCCTACAACCGCGAGGTGGCGGCCCACCCCGACGCGAAGAAGGTCAAGGTGTTCGACAAGACCTGTCTGTGCACCCACATGCGCAACTTCGACTGCTGGACCTGCGGCCACTACACCTACCGCCTCAAGGACACCACCTTGCGCGAGGACAACGGCGACTACCGGATTCTGTCGGCCGAGCACGTATTCCGGGACTACCAGTTCAGCACCGACGGCAAGATCGCCCTGCCCGAGTGAAGACACCGCGCGCGCGGCTCAGCGGCACGCGCGCGGATGCGGAATAGTTCCTCGGCAGCCCGTTCGCGTGCCGGGATACTCCGCGCATGAATTCCTCATCCGACCGTCCGATGCTGGTCGCCGTCGTCGACGACACCCCGCTCAATCTCATCCTGATGAGCAAGCTGGTCGATCGCCTCGGCCAGACCCGCGCCCAAGCCTTCGAGCGGCCGGCGGAGGCGCTCTCATGGTGCATTCGGCACGAGCCCGACCTGGTCATCGTCGACTACATGATGCCGGACATGGACGGGCTCGAATTCATCCGCCGCCTGCGCAGCGTACGCAACCGCGACGACCTGCCCATCCTCATGGTCACCGCGAGCCACGAGCGCCCCGTCCGCTACGAGGCACTCGACTGCGGTGCCAGCGACTTCCTCACCAAACCGATCGACGGCCGCGAATTCGAAGTCCGCGTCCGCAACATGCTCAAGCTGCGCGAGGCGCACCTGGCAAGCCGGCAACGCGCCGAACTGCTCGCCGAGGAGGTGCGCAAGGCCACGGCCGCCATCGTCGACCGCGAGCGCGAGACCATTACCCGGCTGGCGCGCGCGGCCGAATTCCGCGACCCGGAAACCGGCGCCCACATCCAGCGCATGGCCCACTACTCGGCGCTGATCGCCCAGCAGCTCGGGCACGCCCCAGACTTCATCGACGCCTTGATGATGGCCGCGCCGATGCACGATGTCGGCAAGCTCGGCATCCCCGACACCATCCTGCTCAAGGCCGGGCGGCTCACCCCAGAAGAGTTCGCGGTGATGAAGCAGCACCCGGCAATCGGTTACGACATCCTCAAGGACTCGTCATCGAGCATCCTGCGCCTGGGCGCCTCGATCGCCCTCACCCACCACGAGAAGTTTGACGGCACGGGTTACCCGCAGCAGCTCGCCGGCGCAGCCATCCCGATCGAGGGACGCATCGTCGCCGTCGCCGACGTCTTCGACGCCCTCACCTCTGCGCGGCCCTACAAACCGGCGTGGCCGCTCTCGCGCGCGATCGCGCTGCTGCGCGAGGGTCGCGGCTCGCACTTCGATGCAGATTGCGTCGATGCGCTGCTGCAGGGCTGGGACGCGGTGCAAGACATCCGGCTGCGCTTCCGCGACGAAGGCGAGTCCGCCTTCGCCCCTGTTCCGCAGCAATGAACCCGCTCAGCGCCGGCGCTCGATGAGCTCGACCTTGTAGCCGTCCGGATCCTCGACGAACGCGATCACGGTGGTCCCGTGCTTCATCGGACCCGCCTCGCGCACCACTTTCCCGCCGCGCACACGGATGTCGTCGCAGGCCTTCCTCGCATCCTCGACCTCGAGTGCGATGTGCCCGTAGGCCGTGCCCAGCTCGTAGCGATCGACGCCCCAGTTGTAGGTCAGCTCGAGCACCGCGGCATCGGCCTCGTCCTCATAGCCGACGAAGGCGAGCGTGAACTGGCCGTCCGGGTAGTCCTGGCGCCGCAGCAGGCGCATGCCGAGCACCTCGGTGTAGAACGCGAGCGAGCGGTCGAGGTCGCCGACGCGGAGCATGGTGTGAAGGATTCGCATGTTGAGGTTCCTCTTGGAGTGTGGATCTCAGTCTTCGCCGTCGAAGCGGCCGCTGTCGGCGGCCGGCGCCGCGGCGAGCACCGGCAGGCTTGCGGCCGCCCTGCGCAGGGCAGCGCGCGCATCGCGCCAGTCGGGGTAGAGCCGCTCGACCACCGCCCAGAAACGCGGCGAATGGTTCATCTCGAGCAGGTGCGCCACCTCGTGCGCGACGACGTAGTCGATCAGGTCTGGCGGCAGATGGATCAGCCGCCAGTGCAGGCGGATGCCCGAGCGGCTGCTGCAGCTTCCCCAGCGCGTACGCGCATTGGAAAGCCGTACCGCAGGCACGGCAAGGCCGAGGCGATGACAATACTCCTCGACCCGTCCGCGATACCAGGTCAGCGCGCGCAGCTGCAGGGCGCGCAACAGCGCACGCAGGGGATCGACGGCGGTCGGCAGCAGGAGTTCCTCGCCGCCCTCGGGCCGCAGCCGCCAGCGCGTGCTGCGCCCATCGTGGAGGCGAAGCACGAACGCCTCCCCGAACAGCGGCAGGGACGCGCCATCCACGATCTCGACCGGAGGCGTCGCCGTGACCGCCGCGCGCGCCTGCAGGCGATCGAGCAACCAGCGCCCATGGCTGAACACGAAGCGCTCGATCTCGCCCAGCGGCGCGCGCAGCGGCGCGGCGACCCGCGCGCCACGATGATCGACCTGCAGCGCGAACGAGCGCCGTGCCGAGCGCCGCACGACGAGGTCGACCCGCGTGCCGTCGATGACGAGGCTGTGCGCCCGCTCCTGCGCAGCCGGCCGTCGGCCCAGGATCAAACCTTGTCTTCCCAGCTGAGGCCGCGGGCGCTCAGGTCGGCCGTGATGCACGCCATGGCCTCCGCGACGCGTGCACTCGCCCCCTTCATGCCGAGTTCCAGCGAGCGACGCTGACCTTCGGCGGCGATGGTCGGCAGGCTGAACAGCGTGGTGTCGGGAAAGTCCGCGGTGACCTGTCGCATCAGGCCGATGAGCTGACCCTCATAGACATCCCATACCGTGACCGCCTGCTCGACGTAGTCCTCGGCGTGGTGCAGATGGGCGTAGTGGGTGTCGAGCACCCACTCGACCATCGGCCAGGCCATCACCGGAA
This region of Thauera sp. JM12B12 genomic DNA includes:
- the rpsU gene encoding 30S ribosomal protein S21, whose translation is MPGIRVKENEPFEVAIRRFKRTIEKTGVLTELRSREFYEKPTAERKRKLAAAVKRNHKRLRSQTLPPKLY
- the dnaG gene encoding DNA primase, which gives rise to MIPQSFVQELLSRVDIVDVIERYVPLKKSGANYFACCPFHGEKSASFSVSPSKQFYHCFGCGVHGSAVGFLMEYSGLGFVDAVKELASQVGLQVPDDGRATGPAQDDASERLYEAMAVAARFYRDQLKPARQAIDYLKRRGLSGQVAARFDLGYAPDEWQALEKVFPDYQAKSLADAGLVIDNDQGRRYDRFRNRIIFPIHDRRGRIIAFGGRVLDKGEPKYLNSPETPLFEKGRELYGLFLAQKAIRDAGFAVVVEGYMDVVALAQFGIENAVATLGTATTPQHVHTLLRQTDRIVFCFDGDAAGRRAAWRALENALESLRDDATLAFLFLPAEHDPDSFVRAEGAEAFRKAALAATPLARFLIQELSGRHALDSAEGRAAFVHEAAPLVTRIAAPLLKLQVVKSVAETAGMTQGEVEYALEQLAASAPRRRGADAQPAARAPTETSAALSPAPGEDRRGARARPGPQSFTPRPRPGGRRKPPSTAGTLLRLVLQHPTWAARLPVDLIPGDSPEGLALIAIIDLISLGEPVPAGGLGALIERFRDTPHGETLSRVAAELVDAEFDEAVVETLFDDALRKLHADSVGNEIAALLQRDREQGLDASARHRLSELLLEKRNLVAGGKVSDL
- the rpoD gene encoding RNA polymerase sigma factor RpoD; protein product: MAREKAKDPRKDAPAKGRPSKAKDKATPLVESPTATPLDAEVRRTRLKTLITLGKERGYLTYAEISDHLPDDVADAEQIEGIIATFNNMGIQVYDEAPAAEDLLMSDSVATNVDEDVAEEEAEQALSSVDSEFGRTTDPVRMYMREMGTVELLTREGEIEIAKRIEDGLKHMVQAISACPTTIAEMLEIVDRISRDEAKIDELVDGLIDPNASSEEGADDEAAAAGTEDEDGEDEESGDDSSDDSDEDEDDADSAERANAASLLQLKNDALARFEVIRALYAKKMAILDKKDSQDKAYLDLKQQISDELLNIRFTAKAIEKLCDSVRHMVEQVRSHERQILQLCVDRAGMPRQHFIKVFPGQEVNLDWLKDEIASGKNYAEGLMRIHPAVLEEQQKLIDLQDRIGIPLKELKDINRQMSTGEAKMRRAKREMTEANLRLVISIAKKYTNRGLQFLDLIQEGNIGLMKAVDKFEYRRGYKFSTYATWWIRQAITRSIADQARTIRIPVHMIETINKMNRISRQILQETGQEPDPATLAEKMEMPEEKIRKIMKISKEPISMETPIGDDDDSHLGDFIEDTATLAPAEAAMYSGLRDATCEVLDSLTQREAKVLRMRFGIEMNTDHTLEEVGKQFDVTRERIRQIEAKALRKLRHPSRSEKLRSFLDSDA
- a CDS encoding peroxidase-related enzyme (This protein belongs to a clade of uncharacterized proteins related to peroxidases such as the alkylhydroperoxidase AhpD.), with protein sequence MTERISRFKVPELADIPEDVRDRILAVQEKAGFVPNVFLMLAHRPAEFRAFFDYHDALMEKDVGLTKAEREMIVVATSAAGQCLYCVVAHGAVLRIRAKNPRVADQLATNYRKAEITPRQRAMLDFALKLSTRGGEVEDADVELLRAHGFDDEAIWDIGAITAFFSMSNRLVHLTGTPPNEPFYLMGRVPKA
- a CDS encoding nitronate monooxygenase; protein product: MKRVDDFRLKLGSSELVPIMVGGMGVDISTADLALEAARLGGIGHISDAMLPTVSDRRYNTKYVKNKLQQYKFNVANADKSVVQFDLGLIAEATATHVSRTMERKRGPGMVFINCMEKLTMNAPKETLRVRLRTAMDHGIDGITLAAGLHLGSFALIEDHPRFRDVQLGIIVSSLRALQLFLKKSARTGRMPDYVVVEGPLAGGHLGFGMDWAEYDLATIVAEIRDWMREQQLEIPLIPAGGIFTGTDAVNFLEAGAAGVQVATRFTVTKECGLPDEVKQDYFKAEEDEIEVNQISPTGYPMRMLKSSPAIGSGIRPNCEAYGYLLDSTGNCQYIEAYNREVAAHPDAKKVKVFDKTCLCTHMRNFDCWTCGHYTYRLKDTTLREDNGDYRILSAEHVFRDYQFSTDGKIALPE
- a CDS encoding HD domain-containing phosphohydrolase, translated to MNSSSDRPMLVAVVDDTPLNLILMSKLVDRLGQTRAQAFERPAEALSWCIRHEPDLVIVDYMMPDMDGLEFIRRLRSVRNRDDLPILMVTASHERPVRYEALDCGASDFLTKPIDGREFEVRVRNMLKLREAHLASRQRAELLAEEVRKATAAIVDRERETITRLARAAEFRDPETGAHIQRMAHYSALIAQQLGHAPDFIDALMMAAPMHDVGKLGIPDTILLKAGRLTPEEFAVMKQHPAIGYDILKDSSSSILRLGASIALTHHEKFDGTGYPQQLAGAAIPIEGRIVAVADVFDALTSARPYKPAWPLSRAIALLREGRGSHFDADCVDALLQGWDAVQDIRLRFRDEGESAFAPVPQQ
- the gloA gene encoding lactoylglutathione lyase; this translates as MRILHTMLRVGDLDRSLAFYTEVLGMRLLRRQDYPDGQFTLAFVGYEDEADAAVLELTYNWGVDRYELGTAYGHIALEVEDARKACDDIRVRGGKVVREAGPMKHGTTVIAFVEDPDGYKVELIERRR
- a CDS encoding SprT family zinc-dependent metalloprotease; translated protein: MGRRPAAQERAHSLVIDGTRVDLVVRRSARRSFALQVDHRGARVAAPLRAPLGEIERFVFSHGRWLLDRLQARAAVTATPPVEIVDGASLPLFGEAFVLRLHDGRSTRWRLRPEGGEELLLPTAVDPLRALLRALQLRALTWYRGRVEEYCHRLGLAVPAVRLSNARTRWGSCSSRSGIRLHWRLIHLPPDLIDYVVAHEVAHLLEMNHSPRFWAVVERLYPDWRDARAALRRAAASLPVLAAAPAADSGRFDGED